Proteins encoded together in one Camelina sativa cultivar DH55 chromosome 9, Cs, whole genome shotgun sequence window:
- the LOC104713475 gene encoding sulfate transporter 1.2-like isoform X2, with the protein MSSRAHPVDGDLSPATDGGNLPIKSSPTRHKVGIPPKPNMFKDFMYTFKETFFHDDPLRDFKDQPRSKQFMLGLQSVFPVFDWGRSYNLKKFRGDLIAGLTIASLCIPQDIGYAKLANLDPKYGLYSSFVPPLVYACMGSSRDIAIGPVAVVSLLIGTLLRAEIDPNTSPDEYLRLAFTATFFAGITEAALGFFRLGFLIDFLSHAAVVGFMGGAAITIALQQLKGFLGIKKFTKKTDIIAVLDSVFSSAHHGWNWQTILIGASFLTFLLTSKFIGKKSKKLFWVPAIAPLISVIISTFFVYITRADKQGVQIVKHLDKGINPSSFHLIYFSGDNLAKGIRIGVVCGMVALTEAVAIGRTFAAMKDYQIDGNKEMVALGMMNVVGSMSSCYVATGSFSRSAVNFMAGCQTAVSNIIMSIVVLLTLLFLTPLFKYTPNAILAAIIINAVIPLIDIPAAILIFKVDKLDFIACMGAFFGVIFVSVEIGLLIAVSISFAKILLQVTRPRTAVLGNIPRTSVYRNIQQYPEATMVPGVLTIRVDSAIYFSNSNYVRERIQRWLHEEEEKVKATSLPRIQFLIIEMSPVTDIDTSGIHALEDLYKSLQKRDIQLILANPGPLVIGKLHLSHFADMLGEDNIYLTVADAVDACCPKLSEEV; encoded by the exons ATGTCGTCGAGAGCTCACCCTGTGGACGGAGATCTAAGTCCGGCTACGGACGGTGGAAATCTTCCGATCAAATCTTCTCCCACCCGGCATAAGGTTGGGATCCCACCGAAGCCAAACATGTTCAAGGATTTCATGTACACATTCAAAGAAACTTTCTTCCACGACGATCCTCTTAGGGATTTTAAGGATCAGCCTAGGTCTAAGCAGTTCATGCTCGGTCTCCAGTCCGTCTTCCCGGTCTTTGATTGGGGACGTAGCTACAATCTCAAGAAGTTTCGTGGCGATCTCATCGCTGGTTTAACCATCGCAAGTCTCTGCATTCCTCag GATATTGGATACGCTAAGTTGGCTAATCTTGATCCTAAATACGGTTTAT ATTCGAGTTTCGTTCCTCCATTGGTGTATGCTTGCATGGGGAGTTCGAGGGATATAGCAATTGGACCCGTTGCTGTGGTTTCTCTATTGATAGGCACTTTGCTACGAGCTGAGATTGATCCAAACACAAGTCCTGATGAATATCTCCGCCTTGCCTTCACTGCCACGTTTTTCGCCGGTATCACCGAAGCAGCCCTTGGATTCTTCAG GTTAGGGTTCTTGATCGATTTCCTATCACACGCGGCTGTGGTGGGCTTCATGGGTGGCGCGGCCATCACCATCGCTCTCCAGCAGCTTAAAGGCTTCCTCGGGATCAAGAAATTCACCAAGAAAACCGATATCATTGCTGTTCTTGACTCCGTTTTCAGCTCGGCTCATCACGGC TGGAATTGGCAGACTATACTCATTGGTGCATCGTTCTTGACCTTCCTGCTCACCTCTAAATTcatt GggaagaagagcaagaaacTGTTTTGGGTGCCAGCGATTGCGCCATTGATATCAGTTATCATTTCTACCTTCTTTGTCTACATAACCCGAGCAGACAAACAAGGAGTCCAAATC GTGAAACACCTTGACAAAGGAATCAACCCTTCCTCTTTCCATCTCATCTACTTCTCCGGTGATAACCTTGCTAAGGGCATCCGCATCGGTGTAGTCTGTGGCATGGTCGCTTTAACA GAAGCTGTAGCGATTGGAAGAACCTTTGCTGCGATGAAAGACTACCAAATCGACGGTAACAAAGAGATGGTAGCATTAGGCATGATGAACGTTGTAGGATCGATGTCTTCTTGCTACGTTGCTACTGGATCGTTCTCAAGATCAGCTGTCAATTTCATGGCTGGATGTCAAACAGCGGTTTCGAACATCATAATGTCAATCGTCGTTCTCTTGACATTGCTCTTCCTCACTCCTCTCTTTAAGTACACTCCAAACGCCATCCTCGCAGCTATCATCATCAACGCCGTGATTCCTTTGATCGATATCCCAGCTGCTATTTTGATCTTCAAGGTCGATAAGCTCGATTTCATCGCTTGTATGGGAGCTTTCTTTGGCGTCATCTTTGTTTCCGTTGAGATCGGACTTCTCATTGCG GTCTCTATCTCGTTTGCTAAGATCCTTTTGCAAGTAACAAGACCTAGAACTGCAGTTCTCGGAAATATTCCAAGAACTTCGGTTTACAGAAATATTCAACAGTACCCTGAAGCCACTATGGTTCCAGGGGTTCTTACTATTCGTGTTGACTCAGCCATCTACTTCTCCAACTCAAATTACGTTAgagaaag GATCCAGAGATGGCtacatgaggaagaagaaaaggtaaaGGCAACAAGCCTACCCAGGATTCAGTTTCTCATCATCGAAATGTCAC CTGTTACGGACATCGATACAAGTGGTATCCATGCCTTAGAAGACTTGTACAAGTCTCTCCAAAAAAGAGACATTCAG TTGATTCTGGCGAATCCTGGACCGTTGGTGATAGGCAAGCTACACTTGTCACACTTTGCCGACATGTTAGGAGAAGACAATATCTATCTGACGGTAGCTGACGCCGTTGATGCTTGCTGTCCAAAACTCTCCGAGGAGGTATAA
- the LOC104713475 gene encoding sulfate transporter 1.2-like isoform X1, with protein MSSRAHPVDGDLSPATDGGNLPIKSSPTRHKVGIPPKPNMFKDFMYTFKETFFHDDPLRDFKDQPRSKQFMLGLQSVFPVFDWGRSYNLKKFRGDLIAGLTIASLCIPQDIGYAKLANLDPKYGLYSSFVPPLVYACMGSSRDIAIGPVAVVSLLIGTLLRAEIDPNTSPDEYLRLAFTATFFAGITEAALGFFRLGFLIDFLSHAAVVGFMGGAAITIALQQLKGFLGIKKFTKKTDIIAVLDSVFSSAHHGWNWQTILIGASFLTFLLTSKFIGKKSKKLFWVPAIAPLISVIISTFFVYITRADKQGVQIVKHLDKGINPSSFHLIYFSGDNLAKGIRIGVVCGMVALTEAVAIGRTFAAMKDYQIDGNKEMVALGMMNVVGSMSSCYVATGSFSRSAVNFMAGCQTAVSNIIMSIVVLLTLLFLTPLFKYTPNAILAAIIINAVIPLIDIPAAILIFKVDKLDFIACMGAFFGVIFVSVEIGLLIAVSISFAKILLQVTRPRTAVLGNIPRTSVYRNIQQYPEATMVPGVLTIRVDSAIYFSNSNYVRERIQRWLHEEEEKVKATSLPRIQFLIIEMSRKLNFTPILTNPFLISINIFIFLYINKDERVHHYFFSCYGHRYKWYPCLRRLVQVSPKKRHSVDSGESWTVGDRQATLVTLCRHVRRRQYLSDGS; from the exons ATGTCGTCGAGAGCTCACCCTGTGGACGGAGATCTAAGTCCGGCTACGGACGGTGGAAATCTTCCGATCAAATCTTCTCCCACCCGGCATAAGGTTGGGATCCCACCGAAGCCAAACATGTTCAAGGATTTCATGTACACATTCAAAGAAACTTTCTTCCACGACGATCCTCTTAGGGATTTTAAGGATCAGCCTAGGTCTAAGCAGTTCATGCTCGGTCTCCAGTCCGTCTTCCCGGTCTTTGATTGGGGACGTAGCTACAATCTCAAGAAGTTTCGTGGCGATCTCATCGCTGGTTTAACCATCGCAAGTCTCTGCATTCCTCag GATATTGGATACGCTAAGTTGGCTAATCTTGATCCTAAATACGGTTTAT ATTCGAGTTTCGTTCCTCCATTGGTGTATGCTTGCATGGGGAGTTCGAGGGATATAGCAATTGGACCCGTTGCTGTGGTTTCTCTATTGATAGGCACTTTGCTACGAGCTGAGATTGATCCAAACACAAGTCCTGATGAATATCTCCGCCTTGCCTTCACTGCCACGTTTTTCGCCGGTATCACCGAAGCAGCCCTTGGATTCTTCAG GTTAGGGTTCTTGATCGATTTCCTATCACACGCGGCTGTGGTGGGCTTCATGGGTGGCGCGGCCATCACCATCGCTCTCCAGCAGCTTAAAGGCTTCCTCGGGATCAAGAAATTCACCAAGAAAACCGATATCATTGCTGTTCTTGACTCCGTTTTCAGCTCGGCTCATCACGGC TGGAATTGGCAGACTATACTCATTGGTGCATCGTTCTTGACCTTCCTGCTCACCTCTAAATTcatt GggaagaagagcaagaaacTGTTTTGGGTGCCAGCGATTGCGCCATTGATATCAGTTATCATTTCTACCTTCTTTGTCTACATAACCCGAGCAGACAAACAAGGAGTCCAAATC GTGAAACACCTTGACAAAGGAATCAACCCTTCCTCTTTCCATCTCATCTACTTCTCCGGTGATAACCTTGCTAAGGGCATCCGCATCGGTGTAGTCTGTGGCATGGTCGCTTTAACA GAAGCTGTAGCGATTGGAAGAACCTTTGCTGCGATGAAAGACTACCAAATCGACGGTAACAAAGAGATGGTAGCATTAGGCATGATGAACGTTGTAGGATCGATGTCTTCTTGCTACGTTGCTACTGGATCGTTCTCAAGATCAGCTGTCAATTTCATGGCTGGATGTCAAACAGCGGTTTCGAACATCATAATGTCAATCGTCGTTCTCTTGACATTGCTCTTCCTCACTCCTCTCTTTAAGTACACTCCAAACGCCATCCTCGCAGCTATCATCATCAACGCCGTGATTCCTTTGATCGATATCCCAGCTGCTATTTTGATCTTCAAGGTCGATAAGCTCGATTTCATCGCTTGTATGGGAGCTTTCTTTGGCGTCATCTTTGTTTCCGTTGAGATCGGACTTCTCATTGCG GTCTCTATCTCGTTTGCTAAGATCCTTTTGCAAGTAACAAGACCTAGAACTGCAGTTCTCGGAAATATTCCAAGAACTTCGGTTTACAGAAATATTCAACAGTACCCTGAAGCCACTATGGTTCCAGGGGTTCTTACTATTCGTGTTGACTCAGCCATCTACTTCTCCAACTCAAATTACGTTAgagaaag GATCCAGAGATGGCtacatgaggaagaagaaaaggtaaaGGCAACAAGCCTACCCAGGATTCAGTTTCTCATCATCGAAATGTCACGTAAGTTAAACTTTACTCCTATATTAACTAACCCCTTTTTAATTAgtatcaatatatttattttcttatatataaacaaagatgaACGGGTACACCATTATTTTTTCAGCTGTTACGGACATCGATACAAGTGGTATCCATGCCTTAGAAGACTTGTACAAGTCTCTCCAAAAAAGAGACATTCAG TTGATTCTGGCGAATCCTGGACCGTTGGTGATAGGCAAGCTACACTTGTCACACTTTGCCGACATGTTAGGAGAAGACAATATCTATCTGACGGTAGCTGA